One Procambarus clarkii isolate CNS0578487 chromosome 15, FALCON_Pclarkii_2.0, whole genome shotgun sequence DNA segment encodes these proteins:
- the LOC138364979 gene encoding uncharacterized protein translates to MGVVSQSVVSRSVVSRSVVSQSVVSQSVVTAGVVSQSVVSQGVVSQRVVSQGVVSQGVVSQSVVSQSVVSPGVVSQSVVSQSVVSQSVESMGVVSQSVVSQSVVSQSVVSQSVVSQSVVSQSVESMGVVSQSVVSWSVVSQSVVSQSVVSQSVVSQSVVSQSVVSQSVVSQSVVSPGVVSWSVVSQSVVSQSVVSPGVV, encoded by the coding sequence ATGGGTGTGGTGTCACAGAGTGTGGTGTCACGGAGTGTGGTGTCACGGAGTGTGGTGTCACAGAGTGTGGTGTCACAGAGCGTGGTGACAGCGGGTGTGGTGTCACAGAGTGTGGTGTCACAGGGAGTGGTGTCACAGAGAGTGGTGTCACAGGGAGTGGTGTCACAGGGAGTGGTGTCACAGAGTGTGGTGTCACAGAGTGTGGTGTCACCGGGTGTGGTGTCGCAGAGTGTGGTGTCACAGAGTGTGGTGTCACAGAGTGTGGAGTCAATGGGTGTGGTGTCACAGAGTGTGGTGTCACAGAGTGTGGTGTCACAGAGTGTGGTGTCACAGAGTGTGGTGTCACAGAGTGTGGTGTCACAGAGTGTGGAGTCAATGGGTGTGGTGTCACAGAGTGTGGTGTCATGGAGTGTGGTGTCACAGAGTGTGGTGTCACAGAGTGTGGTGTCACAGAGTGTGGTGTCACAGAGTGTGGTGTCACAGAGTGTGGTGTCACAGAGTGTGGTGTCACAGAGTGTGGTGTCACCGGGTGTGGTGTCATGGAGTGTGGTGTCACAGAGTGTGGTGTCACAGAGTGTGGTGTCACCGGGTGTGGTGTAA